The following proteins are encoded in a genomic region of Corticium candelabrum chromosome 11, ooCorCand1.1, whole genome shotgun sequence:
- the LOC134186947 gene encoding uncharacterized protein LOC134186947, with amino-acid sequence MGTTMAGKTSFVEALESGNPFLAEPDERTIGVVEKVMKLDDKIECKVIDSGGHRAYMLTNQLFISDNSLVLIVVDSNQYKFTQQCFRQNIADFLQVVYDRNSRAHIAIVVSKVDLIVDMSREEMSRKWSEHLHTCLRQFLKIRQAEIDRMKRIIAAGDFPNKYVSERLQFFYFQRITVEENVLLTSAATHEGVVSVKNRLRELCGNERLLPSLHTELPLSWVTVEDELITSQPHKSVPITDVSYAMQLCVEHGLTEESCRELLNYLNQVGSILYYSHHPTLAEVLFPEPPSVVTLLKAVFRHDHESLEYDDRFIGADVGPQKFKEMKIDLVCNGIARISMLLALWSEFDLTADRHVDVFVKLFLALDFGYLTGSSDDVVQELAHALGRRHITLTRPSSTNPTSDSSGHTIEQNRHQEQTDSCKEMISKLKQHNVGLLLPWLLNDEKPEDVSELWPLGIPHGVMQVAVEYSFAYDCPLGLFERLSAHCHRHSNYICHWSSGLLMCYGAVTLLFNCSKNTSPGSICLSGRVVKSHHSVGRLWHVLLRCVSDMEDLLQSIPGVLPDRFIYSGSSSSTSRKSLLRRPKQLVLHESWGSFAVDAVAGRYSREMSKHIQALQQVCPSVKKGIPLCHVLSSESATPVDQMDLHQIAADVGEFWRNLPVIIFGSDQSTLSKLQQTISDSSFVQPPAFRILSEWLESRDNQLMVCELYDALLAARIPSERQKHLSHLMLPDAASGLVQNTEETTLHGDSEVTPVIIEIVAENVGDYWSEIGTYLGVTRGVMKECDQPIYNLKVKLRKVLSAWIDQTQQATVQQLLVACDKAGVGAIVRRKIKSQPITN; translated from the exons ATGGGAACTACAATGGCAGGAAAAACAAGCTTCGTTGAAGCACTGGAGAGTGGTAACCCATTTCTGGCAGAACCCGATGAGAGAACTATAGGGGTAGTAGAAAAAGTGATGAAGCTGGATGATAAAATAGAATGCAAAGTCATTGACAGTGGTGGCCATAGAGCATACATGCTAACTAACCAGCTGTTTATCAGTGACAATTCATTggtattgattgttgttgacagCAATCAGTATAAGTTCACTCAACAATGTTTTCGAcaaaatattgcagatttcCTGCAAGTTGTGTAtgacagaaacagcagagctCACATTGCAATTGTTGTCAGTAAAGTTGATCTGATAGTCGACatgtcaagagaagaaatgagtagaaagtggagtgaacatctgcacacttGTCTACGTCAATTCTTGAAGATCAGACAAGCTGAGATTGATCGAATGAAACGAATCATTGCAGCTGGCGATTTTCCAAACAAATACGTATCAGAAcgtcttcaatttttttacTTTCAGCGAATaactgttgaagaaaatgTTCTATTGACGAGTGCAGCTACACACGAGGGAGTGGTCAGTGTGAAGAATCGTTTAAGAGAACTGTGTGGTAATGAAAGGCTGCTGCCTTCACTGCACACAGAGTTGCCGTTGTCATGGGTGACTGTAGAAGACGAGTTGATTACTTCACAACCTCACAAGTCTGTCCCCATTACAGATGTCTCTTATGCAATGCAACTGTGTGTAGAGCATGGACTGACAGAAGAAAGCTGTCGTGAGTTGCTAAACTATCTGAACCAGGTAGGAAGCATTCTGTATTACTCTCATCACCCGACTTTAGCAGAAGTTCTCTTTCCTGAACCACCATCTGTGGTCACTTTACTGAAGGCTGTTTTCAGGCATGATCATGAATCTTTAGAATATGATGATCGGTTTATTGGGGCAGATGTAGGTCCTCAGAAGTTTAAGGAGATGAAAATTGATCTTGTTTGTAATGGCATTGCTAGGATATCTATGCTGCTGGCACTGTGGAGTGAGTTCGATCTTACTGCAGATCGTCATGTTGACGTGTTCGTTAAGCTTTTTCTTGCTCTCGACTTTGGTTATCTAACTGGCTCATCAGATGATGTAGTTCAGGAACTGGCACACGCTCTGGGAAGACGTCATATCACTTTAACTCGGCCAAGTAGCACCAACCCGACATCAGATTCATCTGGTCACACAATAGAACAAAATCGTCATcaagagcaaacagacagttgcaAAGAAATGATTTCTAagctaaaacaacataatgttggcttgttgttgccatggttACTCAATGATGAGAAACCAGAGGATGTTAGTGAACTTTGGCCTCTAGGTATACCACATGGAGTCATGCAAGTTGCTGTCGAATACTCATTTGCATATGATTGTCCATTGGGTTTGTTTGAACGACTGTCTGCTCATTGCCATCGTCACTCCAATTATATTTGTCACTGGAGCAGTGGACTGCTGATGTGTTATGGTGCAGTGACTTTGCTTTTCAATTGCAGCAAGAATACTTCACCTGGCTCTATATGTCTCAGTGGTAGAGTAGTCAAGTCACATCACAGTGTTGGCAGATTGTGGCATGTTCTTCTTCGTTGTGTGTCAGATATGGAGGATCTTCTCCAGTCTATTCCTGGTGTTCTCCCTGATAGATTCATCTACAGTGGAAGTTCTTCTAGCACAAGTAGAAAGTCTCTCCTCAGACGACCTAAGCAGTTGGTGCTACATGAATCTTGGGGATCATTTGCTGTAGATGCTGTAGCAGGAAGATACAGTAGAGAGATGTCAAAACACATCCAAGCACTACAACAgg tgTGTCCAAGTGTAAAGAAAGGTATTCCTTTATGTCACGTTTTGTCTTCAGAAAGTGCGACTCCAGTGGATCAAATGGATCTCCACCAGATAGCAGCAGATGTTGGAGAGTTCTGGCGTAACCTACCAGTTATCATATTTGGTTCTGACCAGTCTACGTTATCAAAGCTACAGCAAACCATTTCTGACTCCAGTTTTGTCCAGCCACCGGCATTCCGCATATTAAGTGAGTGGTTAGAGTCAAGAGACAACCAATTGATGGTatgtgaattgtatgatgctctACTTGCTGCTCGCATTCCATCTGAGCGTCAAAAGCATTTGAGTCACTTGATGTTACCTGATGCAGCATCTGGGTTAGTACAAAACACCGAGGAGACGACTTTACATGGTGACTCTGAGGTGACTCCAGTCATCATAGAAATAGTAGCTGAAAATGTCGGAGATTATTGGAGTGAAATTGGTACTTACCTTGGAGTGACAAGGGGAGTAATGAAAGAATGTGACCAACcaatttacaatttgaaaGTAAAATTACGTAAAGTTTTGTCAGCCTGGATAGATCAAACCCAACAAGCTACTGTTCAGCAGTTGTTGGTCGCTTGTGATAAAGCTGGAGTGGGAGCAATAGTCAGGAGAAAGATCAAATCTCAACCTATCACAAACTGA